A window of Oryza glaberrima chromosome 2, OglaRS2, whole genome shotgun sequence genomic DNA:
TGGTTACTGGTCATAGACCACATTTCctattgtttattttgttttaaagtCACATGCAATTCTTTCTGCAGATTTATGTTCCCACAAACCCTAAAGGTGCTGAAAGGCTCCCACCAGGCATTGTTGTTTCTGAAACAGATCTTTTTCCACGGAGATTGTGGGGTGATCCTAGTGAGGTTTGTGGTTTCTTTTGTTGTAACTTTGCTCAGTAGGGCATTGAATTAGATGGTTTCTATATCATTTTTCTTCTATGATATACAATCTGAAACATATGGTCGTACTGTCAGGACCTGAGTAGCGAACCACGGTACCTTGTTACTTTTACAGTTGGAATTACACAGAAGGCTAATATTGATGCTGCTGTCAAAAAGGTAACTGAGACGGACATCTTGCATTGCTTAAATTTGGTGCATCAATCAACTATACCCTGTAACAGATAAACAGTTAATCTTGCATTCCGGTGAACTGGTAGTCACTTTTTCTTAATGTAAATATGCAATTATTGCTTCTGAATTCATAGAAGCTTTTCATATAGTTTTCAGATAAATTCACTATCATGCTATTCCATTATGATGGCCGGACTACTGAATGGGATGAATTTGAGTGGTCTAAAAGAGCTATCCATGTGAGTGTCAGGAAGCAGACTAAGTGGTAGGTAAaggttattgttattattaatATGTTATCTGTGCTGAATCCATTTGAATTTTTGCTGTGAAGTCTTAATACTGTATGTACTTGTTGTTTTACCTAAGGTGGTATGCAAAGCGGTTTTTGCATCCTGATGTTGTTGCCCGATATGACTACATATTCATCTGGGATGAGGACCTAGGTGTTGAGCATTTCAATGCAGAGAAGTAAGAACTGCATTTTTGTTCCTTTATCTGTTGACCTTGTGTTCCACTTGGGTGCGATTATGTTTGTACTCTTTTTCAGGTATATTGAACTTGTTAGGAAGCATGGGCTAGATATCTCTCAGCCTGGTTTGCAACCTGACAAGGGACTGACATGGCAAATGACAAAACGGCGAGGTGATCAAGAAGTTCACAAGTGAGCCGCTGAATCCATATGGTTTTATTCAATGATTAATCGTTGGCCACCTATATAAGATTCTTGagtaacttttttcttcaacagAGTAACTGAGGAGAGGCCAGGCTGGTGCACTGATCCCCATCTGCCACCATGTGCAGCGTAAGGGGCTAAGGGCCCAGAATTTTATTGTGTATTTAAATTTCTTTGTCCAAATATCTGTATTCACATTCAATTTGATGTGCAGATTTGTTGAAATCATGGCAACCGTGTTCTCTAGGGATGCATGGCGCTGTGTCTGGCATATGATTCAGGTGGAGTGGCACTACATGTTCAACTTTAACATTGTTTATAACAGTGGTATTCTTACACACTGTCTTCTGCAGAATGACTTGGTCCATGGATGGGGTCTTGATTTCGCTCTAAGGAAATGTGTGGAGGTACTCTTTCTTTGTTCTTTTCCTATGAAGTGACCTAGGAAAAATGATGCTGACTTTATGGGTTGATTATATTCTGGGGTGGCTGGAGTGGGCCATGAAATGGGGTGGGGGTTGGGATTCTTGGGAAGAAGCTACATAtattggatttttgtttttgtggtTGGATAGTGGGAAACCACTTCTCCTGAACCCCAAATAGCAATGAGAGAAGTTCAGAGCTTCTGTTCTTAGTCTGATTAACAACATTAATTCACCTAAATTTTGAAGTCTATCATCAGCAATTATTTTTGTGCTCCGCCTTCATATCATTTTCCACTTCGAATGCTATTCCAAATCATCCATGGATCACTGAGCTTAAACACTTCTGTTTTACATGAAATTAATCAGCCTGCTCATGAGAAGATTGGAGTCGTCGATGCTCAATGGATTGTTCATCAAGCTGTGCCATCACTTGGAAACCAGGTTAGCCCCTAGCCAACTATTTTGTGTACTGTCCTTCATTTTGCTCAGTGAAACTGTGTAACCTGATCTTGCACTACTTTACCTTGCAGGGCAACGCAGAGAATGGAAAAGCACCATGGGAAGGGGTAAGCAAATACATATCCTTATGTAATCTGCAGTTTTAAATGTTGTAGATATTCCCAACGCATGAACTCTGTACAGCACATAAATTCCTCTTACGATGGTACGTTTTGTCTCAGGTAAGAGCACGCTGTAGGAAAGAATGGGAGATATTTCAAACGAGGCTGGCCGATGCCGAGAAGGCATACTACTTATCACAAGGAATCACACCACCCAACTCGACCCTAGTTTAGAAGAACACACGAACACGACACGACCTCACCTGTGATGGCAAGGTTTCTATTTCGGCAACCTAGCTGGACCTTCCATATTATTCAGTACGTTCATCAAAGCAGGTGCCTCTATATAGAGCTACAGTTCCTTTGCCAGATTTGTACATGGAAAGCTCCCGTGGATCCCACGACTACTGTTTAATCCTAGCTTTGGTTCAGTTGGTTCTAGTCTCATTTTGTTTTTGGGTAGTGTGACTAGCTGCGATGTAAGTAGGCGATGTAGCATGGATTCTGAGGGCCGAGCACTTTGTTTATACTATCTGTTGTATCATTGACTGGATGCAATGTTGGCGTTGCATTGATTCCCACTACTTGTTTCATCATGTAAATTATTCAGCTGGTCTTACTGTTTTATGGAGTTAAGGTCGAGCATTTTGTTTTATGCCACCTGTGTAATCGCGGCCACGATCTCCTACAATGTTGTTGTCTAGCTGCAGCAGATGGCGGCGACTCTGCAACCTGCAAGCATGTCTTACCATTAAGTTACACTGTCgaaaaagtgttttttttttcaaacaggACCGTCTCTAAAGGTAGATTCCAGATAACTACAAATTTTGTGGACAAAGTACTAGACAAGAGAGGAGCTGTTTTTTTGACACAAGTTTGTACCCCCTCCATCGACAAATGTATGCATATAGCTAAAATCCCATAAAATATTTATGGACAAAGGGAATATAATTAAACTATGGAAAATTTTGTTATAGGATATCCCTATTGTGTGGTTTTCTCCCATAAGCTCTTGTCTGGCATTGGAGGCACAATTGTGGAGTAGGCAGTCCTGAACATGGCCACTGAATAGTAGGGGCTGACATAGTTTTCTAGATCCACTTCTCTCAGGGATCTAATGAAAGAGATGTCATGTCTACATGGGAGGCCTGTTAGCTGCCATTCCTTGCAGCTACATTCCTGTTTGGTCAAGTCCACTGTGTGTCTCCATGTTGTCAAGTCCATGTTTGCACCACTGACTTCACCTACAAATGGCAGACTCTTGTAGCGATTGTAGTTGAGATTCCTACTTTTGTCATGGAGTTGCTTCATTACATTTCCCAGGATATtgccttgcagcttgagagatAGTTTGTGCCTTGTACACATCCTCTCCATGATCATCTGCCTAATTTTGTCAAGTAGCTCAACTACAGGTAGTGACTTCTCTAGCCTAATCCAACTGTTAAATGTCTCTGCAATGTTGTTTGTGACATAGTCACACTTAGATGTGGAGAAGGTAGACCTTGCCCACAAATGCTGGTGATTCTCTTCAATCCATTGCATTGATCTTGGGGAAGCCTCCTTCATGATATTGAAATGCCTGTCAAAAACATCTTTCCTATATGCTCTTGAAGCTAGCCATAGATTTCTTTCAAATACTTCTCCATGGAACCTTTTCTGAAAATTATTGTACAAATGCCTCATGCACTCTCTATGCTCTACTCCATTGTTGAACACCCTTGTCACTGCAGCATCTATGCCCTTGCCTGCATCAGTAGACAGTACTAGGCCTTGGGAGATCCAATTGCCTTATTTAGACAAACCATGAATCATTCCCAGTTTTACTTTGTTTCAGATTCAAAAACAGCATAGGCCATTGGGAACATCCAAGTGGCCATCTATACCAATAGCTGAAGCCAACTGTCATCTTCACTTGCCTGTTAACACAGTTGAATCAATGCCTAGATATGGCCTGCACCCATTCAAAAATCCATCTATACAAGGCTTCAAAGCAACAAACATCCTACTGAATCTATGCTTCTCATTAATCACATCATACTCTATCTCCACTATACTACCAGGAGATCTCTTCTTAATCTCAGCTTTAAAACTGTACACTGCCTCAAAGCTTTGCTCCCAGCCACCAAGTATCTCATCTAAAGCCATATGCCTACCATCCCACACTACATAGTATGACAGCTTGATTAAATATTTCTCCTCTAAAGTCTTCTTTAAAGCAGCAGCCCCTATGGTTGGATCTTCTCTCAGCTTGTTGATAACCTTGTCCTTAACCCAAGAATTGCTGGTCATGCAATTATTCTCCAATTTGCCTATGCTAGCATACATATGCTCATATGGCATCTTCTTTATCTACAGTAGAAAAGGGACAGTACACAATGCATCATTGTCCAGTTGCAAAACAGAAATGACAAAGAAGTAAAAAAACTATTTAGCTATATACCTGCCAAGTTCTACCATCTGGCAACCTAGAAGCATGGATCCTCCATTTGCACCTCTTTGCCTTACAATAAGCCATGTATCTTGTGGCCTCAGAGTAGGGAACTGCAAGTTCAACCTCTTTCAGAAACAACATATTGTCTTATACACCTCTTAAAACAAAGTCCATCCTCAAAAGTAACACCAATTTCTATCCTTGGATTGTCTACATCAGTTATATGAATTAGAGGCTCACAACCCCTATTATCATTGATTTCTAAATCATCTACTGGATCAGCATTCTCTTCAtcaccaccatcatcatcagGAGTATAATCTGgatcattagcctcatcatctgACACCAGCTCATTGTAATTCTCCATCTCATCACTAACTCCCACATACTCAACCTCATCAAACTCACCCCATGGATCTGGATTTGGCATTGATTGATCTGTAGCTTTGTCCCTGGACTTGCTACTTTTTTTGGTGGGCACCTTTTTTATGGTAGCATCTCTGGTAGGTACATTATCAGCCTGACTTGTTTGCGTGGGTAAAACCATACTTAGTGGAACCATTGTGTCAGCTTCATCATCCACACAAGACACAATTTGGGTACAAGGCATGATATCCTCACTCACTGTCACTTGCAATGGAAGCTTCTTAACATCCCAGTATTGGTTAAATGCCTCTAACAACATAGCATCAGAAGAAATTTCTACATCCCTACCCACTCTCTTGTCCTAGAAAGTCACTGTAAGCTCCTGCGCACTACCACGGATGATTTCATCATCCAAGTCCTTCATCAAATCTATCAAGCATACTGACTTTATCTACTACCCACTTATGTGTACTAGAAACATGATAATCTTGGCTACCGTTATCCATATACTCAACATAAGCAACAACCCTAACCACAACTCTGCATGCATAGTTCGGATCCATCCTACAATGCGACGGCAAATGAGGAGAAAAATAGGCCCCCAAATCAGATCCAACAAACCATGCATCCCAAACGAATCAAAGAGGGGGGAAAACGAATCAAAGAGAGGAAAAATACTTATCCTTTGGGCATCCATTTCGGCGTCGCCGGCATTGCCGCCACCACAGATTCCACCACCTCCTGCGATAGTGAAGCCATCACCGTAGGTCAACCTTGCATTCCGGCGGCGAAAATGCCTAGGCACAGCcagcagcgagggcggcggACTGGTGGTGTTTCGGGAGCTAGGGTTCtaccgccggtggtggtggcgattCGATCCTAAACTGCAATATGAGGATAAGGCGTAGGGGCATTTCGGTCCGACCACGTAAAAAACCGGGCTGCCgaccgccacgtcagcacgaCAAGTTTCATTTAGATGGCATTGTGTTCATCGGCAAATATCCACGGTTATGGAGTGTCTTTCCCCAAGGCCATGTTTTTGTGGTGTCCCTGGGCTAAACCACACAGTAgggatgtcctgtagcaaaatttgccttaaaCTATAGGTTTTGTTGACCACTATCATATAACATTTAAAAAAACTGTAAACCTTCGAATATTATAATGAACAGTAGATTTGATACTTTGCTGCTGTTTTCATTATATAATTTAACTTGATTTTGATTCTCTGTGCATTTTATAAGTTGTGATAGCAAACCTATAGATAAACATTTGCATTACTAGTCAACATGAGAAACCCAATAAAAAAGTCATGAATTTATGACTTAGGCTAATATCTCAATTGGATTGATCAAATCGGACAAAACTGAATTGAATTAAGGGCTTGTTCATTTTATAGCCACTTTCAACTCTACTAAAATTTAACGATTTTGGTACATTTTGTTATTACAAAATTTTGTCGACGCTGGATGTGTTTAGTTTAAAACCTTACCAGCATTTATAGAGTTTTTCAGAGTGAAAACTTATAGAATTACTATAGTTTGGTAAGGTAGTATTGgcaaggaataagtctactttgcctccctCCACCTCATGCGTATGGTTGAATCGCACctctcaaccgcaaaaccaggtataacCTGTCCCCTAACTTCCAAAACCATTGCAAattgactcccttggtggttttggagccggtttcgtcctacgtggcacttacgtggcaagttgacttggtcttcatcccATGTGACATCGACGTGGCGCTTACTTggcactaaaataaaaacaaacctaaataaaaataaaaagaaattttgGGTCCACGTGGCAGTTACTCAACTCCTCAGTCTTTGTACTCAGCGGCGAGCAAGATGGAGAGAGCggtggggcggagggagtagcaggacggcgggagcggagggagtagcagGACGGCTGGAGCGGTGGGGCGACGGGAACTCCGCGAACCACCTCTCCTCGCCACCAACTCCTCAtccccgcctcctctcctcccttctcaccGTGTTGATGGCGGTGTTGATGGTGTTGGTGTCAGCACAGTTCAAGACAACAGGAACGGCGGAGTGGCGGCATCTCCTCCGACCTtaccaccaccgcctctcctcccgTGCCCCTcctcagccgcctcctctccttcctccccacCACCTCATCCccgcgctctcctcctccgaccTTGCGGCGGCCAGGTTGATGGCGGTGTTGATGGTGTTGGGGTCGGCAGCTGGGTTGATGGCGGCGTTGGTGGCCTTGGGGTCCTAGTTGAGGGCATCTCCGTCAGCCAGGTTGATGATGGCGGCCGGTGGGTGGAAgaggaggtgaggtgagggCGTTGGGCGTGGGCGGCGTAGACCGCGTGGCAGTggttgcctcctcctcccttgaTGAGTTTTCACCGACCATACCttacactgacatgtggggctcgcGTGCTGACTCGGCTAGTCAACGGAGTCAAAGACggcacgtaggacaaaaccgcctcCCAAACCGTCCAAGGAGTAGATTTGGAACGGTTTTGTGAGTTGTAGGAtgggttatacccggttttatagTTGAGGGATGCGATTCAACTAGGCGCATGAGTTGAGGGAGAcgaagtagacttattcctacTGGCAATAATATGTTTGGTTTGTTCAGAGGCGGAGGGCCCCATACGGCACGGTGGGCTGGCTGGCCCAGCTAGCCACCGGCCGGGACCCCCACCTCCCCATGGATGTATTGTTCTAgggattttcctttttctagttGCATGGCTTGATGTCCCAACAGCATCTATGCACGATCCAACTGAGTTTCTGCTGGTGTTTTTTTAGTGTTGCTGATGCATGATGCCTTCCTAGTGTGTTGCTGCTAGCTTGCTGCTGCATGATGCTGCCTGCATCTATGTTGATTGGTTACTTGGTTAGGAAAATTCTATTAGTGGCACCTAATTAATGTCTGTGCTTTTCTACTCCATCGAGCTAAATTTAATCACTTGCTAAAACTATTGCTAATTGAGATTCAACATTACAACATCTGATAGAGAGGGTTTCATTTTATTCACTTATAATTTAATCGTCGGACGAGGGAATTAAAAATATTCGAGTCTCTTAGTTTTTGGTGAGTGGCACTTTAGATAACTTGATTTTGCCTTGTGACGCCATCGGCAGGCTGTTAAGGTGCCTGTCTCAAGCGCTCCAATTCATAGGATAGGTAGAATACTCGCAACGTAGATCTCCTGCGTGTTCTAGAAACAAAATACTCGCAATGCTCGACAAGTAAAGAAAtaattaaacatatataattagtcaATTTGATTGAAGGATTTGAATTTTGGatttgtaattaattattttgttgttCCAATGATATCTGCCGAACGAGgtatatccaaaatttaatgGACGTTTACAAAACAGTCGCATTGCTGGTAAATCAACTCAATAATTATCACTACACCACATCTGTTCAacttaataattaataatgatTGAAACTTTGTGGTGTGTAAGGAGTCTGAGTGTCCTGtcattttcaaatttcaaccCAACGTTAGTATTAAATGAATAGCCTAAATTTATTGACTTAATATTGTTTTAGAGCCATGAT
This region includes:
- the LOC127763439 gene encoding uncharacterized protein LOC127763439 translates to MAKPANSIGRSTPRSNEGMRLIFSAVVGVMLGYLFGVSFPTVNITKLHFPSSIISYIEDRNSGITTQTLLNHAWASANRHNKNNSDSTSEEVPKIYVPTNPKGAERLPPGIVVSETDLFPRRLWGDPSEDLSSEPRYLVTFTVGITQKANIDAAVKKFSDKFTIMLFHYDGRTTEWDEFEWSKRAIHVSVRKQTKWWYAKRFLHPDVVARYDYIFIWDEDLGVEHFNAEKYIELVRKHGLDISQPGLQPDKGLTWQMTKRRGDQEVHKVTEERPGWCTDPHLPPCAAFVEIMATVFSRDAWRCVWHMIQNDLVHGWGLDFALRKCVEPAHEKIGVVDAQWIVHQAVPSLGNQGNAENGKAPWEGVRARCRKEWEIFQTRLADAEKAYYLSQGITPPNSTLV